In Strix uralensis isolate ZFMK-TIS-50842 chromosome 10, bStrUra1, whole genome shotgun sequence, a single window of DNA contains:
- the SLC6A11 gene encoding sodium- and chloride-dependent GABA transporter 3 isoform X3: protein MTAEKTIPIINGKPEDALDPEASSTTLVHRNDKKVHERGHWNNKVEFVLSVAGEIIGLGNVWRFPYLCYKNGGGAFLIPYVVFFICCGIPVFFLETALGQFTSEGGITCWRKVCPLFEGIGYATQVIEAHLNVYYIIILAWAIFYLFNCFTTELPWATCGHEWNTENCVEFQKLNMSNCSQVSLQNATSPVMEFWE from the exons ATGACAGCTGAAAAGACTATTCCTATAATTAATGGCAAGCCAGAAGATGCTTTGGACCCAGAAGCTTCAAGTACTACCCTTGTCCACAGAAATGATAAGAAAGTTCATGAAAGAGGTCACTGGAACAATAAGGTGGAATTTGTGCTTTCTGTGGCAGGGGAGATTATTGGGTTGGGAAATGTATGGAGATTCCCATATCTTTGCTACAAGAATGGAGGAG GTGCTTTCCTCATCCcatatgtggttttttttatttgctgtggaaTACCAGTATTTTTCTTGGAGACGGCCTTGGGACAGTTTACTAGCGAAGGAGGCATTACATGCTGGAGGAAAGTTTGCCCTCTATTTGAAG GCATTGGATATGCTACCCAAGTTATAGAGGCACATCTAAATGTGTATTACATCATCATTTTAGCATGGGCTATCTTCTATTTGTTTAACTGCTTTACTACAGAGCTTCCTTGGGCTACCTGTGGGCATGAATGGAATACAG aAAACTGTGTGGAATTTCAAAAACTTAATATGAGCAACTGCAGTCAAGTCTCTTTACAAAATGCCACTTCTCCAGTGATGGAATTCTGGGAGTAA